Proteins from a single region of Caloramator sp. E03:
- a CDS encoding aminotransferase A: MEHLINKRVKEIEISGIRKFYNLVSQYKDTISLTIGQPDFPTPQHIKDSTKLALDNNKTAYTHNAGLLELRTAAKKFISKYNLYYDEDEIIVTNGASEAIDTSLRTILEEGCEVILPGPVYPGYEPIIRLCGAKPVYVDVRDSSFKLTANKIKEKLTSNTRCIILPYPSNPTGVVLSKDELYDIAQLIKDKDIFILSDEIYSELVYDYPHNSIASIDFIKNKAIVINGLSKSHSMTGFRIGFIFAPSYITKHAIKVHQYNSTCACTISQYAALEALTNGADDSLVMKLEYKKRRDYVYERLIKMGFEVEKPNGAFYIFPSISKFGMSSFDFALKLLESKKVAVVPGSAFSIYGEGFIRISYAYSMDVLEDGLNRIEQFVKSL, translated from the coding sequence ATGGAGCACCTTATAAATAAAAGAGTAAAAGAAATAGAAATATCCGGGATAAGAAAGTTTTATAATCTCGTTTCTCAGTATAAAGATACTATATCCTTAACTATTGGTCAGCCTGATTTTCCAACACCACAACACATAAAAGATAGTACCAAGTTGGCCCTTGATAACAACAAAACTGCTTATACCCATAATGCAGGTCTTTTGGAATTAAGAACTGCTGCTAAAAAATTTATATCAAAATATAACCTTTACTATGATGAGGATGAAATAATAGTAACAAATGGGGCAAGCGAGGCAATTGATACATCGCTTAGGACAATACTCGAGGAAGGATGTGAAGTGATACTTCCTGGGCCTGTTTATCCAGGGTATGAACCAATAATAAGACTTTGTGGTGCAAAACCTGTATATGTTGATGTAAGGGATAGTAGCTTTAAATTGACAGCAAATAAGATTAAAGAAAAGTTAACATCTAATACCCGCTGCATTATTCTCCCCTATCCTTCAAATCCTACAGGTGTAGTTTTATCTAAAGATGAACTTTATGATATTGCACAGCTTATTAAGGATAAAGACATATTTATATTATCAGATGAAATCTACAGTGAGCTTGTGTATGACTATCCACATAATTCTATTGCTTCAATAGATTTTATTAAAAACAAAGCCATAGTTATAAATGGGCTTTCAAAATCCCATTCAATGACTGGCTTTAGAATTGGATTTATATTTGCTCCTTCATATATAACAAAACATGCAATTAAGGTTCATCAATATAATTCAACCTGTGCATGTACTATTAGCCAATATGCAGCTTTAGAAGCTTTAACAAATGGTGCTGATGATTCATTAGTTATGAAACTAGAGTATAAAAAAAGAAGAGACTATGTATACGAAAGATTAATTAAGATGGGTTTTGAAGTTGAAAAACCTAATGGAGCTTTTTACATATTCCCTTCAATTAGTAAATTTGGTATGTCATCCTTTGACTTTGCATTAAAGCTTCTTGAAAGCAAAAAAGTTGCTGTTGTCCCTGGAAGTGCCTTTTCAATCTATGGAGAGGGTTTCATAAGGATTTCTTATGCATATTCAATGGATGTACTTGAAGATGGACTAAACAGAATAGAACAGTTCGTAAAATCTTTATAA
- the dapD gene encoding 2,3,4,5-tetrahydropyridine-2,6-dicarboxylate N-acetyltransferase, producing the protein MNKGKKYDLTNPYEIARYIKEAKKTTPVRAYIDGDLKGIKDDKIEIFGDNSFYILFGEHGDIDEFIKNNKDKIKKFKVDFDRRNSAIPMLDIRNVDARIEPGAIIREGVTIGKNAVIMMGAVINIGAEIGEGAMIDMNAVVGARGKIGKNVHVGAGAVIAGVLEPPSSEPVVIEDDVLIGANAVILEGVRVGKGSVVAAGSVVTENVESGVVVAGTPAKVIKRVDEKTKSKTAILEDLRK; encoded by the coding sequence ATGAACAAAGGAAAAAAATATGATTTAACAAATCCATACGAAATAGCAAGATATATAAAAGAAGCAAAAAAAACTACACCAGTTAGAGCTTACATAGACGGAGATCTTAAAGGAATTAAGGATGATAAAATTGAAATATTTGGTGATAACAGTTTTTACATACTCTTTGGAGAACATGGGGATATAGATGAATTTATAAAAAATAATAAAGATAAAATCAAAAAGTTCAAAGTTGATTTTGATAGAAGAAACTCTGCAATACCTATGCTCGATATTAGAAATGTAGATGCAAGAATTGAGCCTGGAGCAATAATAAGAGAAGGAGTCACTATTGGCAAAAATGCCGTTATTATGATGGGTGCAGTAATAAATATAGGGGCTGAAATAGGTGAAGGTGCAATGATTGATATGAACGCCGTTGTTGGTGCAAGGGGCAAAATTGGGAAAAACGTACATGTTGGAGCAGGTGCTGTAATAGCAGGAGTTCTAGAACCTCCAAGCAGCGAACCTGTTGTTATTGAGGATGACGTTTTAATTGGTGCAAATGCAGTTATTCTTGAAGGTGTTAGAGTTGGTAAAGGGTCTGTTGTTGCTGCTGGTTCTGTTGTTACAGAAAACGTTGAAAGTGGAGTTGTTGTTGCAGGAACTCCTGCAAAGGTTATCAAAAGAGTTGACGAAAAAACAAAAAGTAAGACTGCAATACTTGAAGATCTAAGAAAATAA
- a CDS encoding DUF6873 family GME fold protein, with amino-acid sequence MMENYVKIPNLPENNISLAIVDGRIPSDIERELYKMNIRLIKTKKVQSLYEAISYHPDIMVHHLGGKDIIVAPNIDNSLVYQLENEGFNIIIGKSILYTKYPYDIYYNAARIGKYLVCNERFTDEILLHEIYKRGVKVINVKQGYSKCSICIVDSNSVITFDKGIKKELDKYNINTLLITPGHIKLFNLNYGFIGGSCGNLSKDKIAFFGNLKLHPDHEEIYSFVKKYGRKVINLSENIIIDLGTLIPLKEYSILMQ; translated from the coding sequence ATGATGGAAAATTACGTAAAAATACCAAATCTTCCTGAGAATAATATAAGCCTTGCTATTGTTGACGGAAGAATACCAAGTGATATTGAAAGGGAGCTTTATAAAATGAATATAAGGCTTATAAAAACAAAGAAAGTTCAGAGCCTTTATGAAGCCATATCTTATCATCCTGATATTATGGTTCATCATCTTGGAGGGAAGGATATAATTGTGGCTCCAAATATAGACAATTCTTTAGTATATCAGCTTGAAAATGAAGGATTTAACATAATTATAGGTAAAAGCATATTATATACAAAATATCCTTATGATATATATTATAATGCTGCAAGAATAGGTAAGTATCTTGTATGTAATGAAAGGTTTACTGATGAGATTCTTCTTCATGAGATTTATAAGAGAGGAGTTAAAGTGATAAATGTTAAACAAGGTTATTCAAAATGTTCTATTTGTATAGTTGATAGTAATAGTGTGATTACCTTTGATAAAGGAATAAAAAAAGAATTAGACAAATATAATATAAATACCCTGCTTATCACTCCTGGTCATATAAAATTGTTTAATCTCAATTATGGTTTTATTGGAGGTAGTTGTGGAAACTTGTCTAAAGACAAAATAGCTTTTTTTGGAAATTTAAAACTTCATCCGGATCATGAGGAAATATATTCATTTGTGAAAAAATATGGAAGAAAAGTAATTAATTTAAGTGAAAATATAATAATTGACTTGGGGACATTAATACCTTTGAAAGAATATAGTATATTAATGCAATAA
- a CDS encoding small, acid-soluble spore protein, alpha/beta type — protein sequence MSTPFKKIVKAKIKAKKELTEEEKEREKIKYEIAEELGLSEKVKKYGWSGLTAEETGRIGGIMTQKNRECGRVWNKK from the coding sequence ATGTCAACTCCTTTTAAAAAAATAGTAAAGGCAAAAATAAAAGCTAAAAAAGAACTTACGGAAGAAGAGAAGGAAAGAGAAAAAATAAAATATGAGATAGCTGAGGAACTTGGACTTTCTGAAAAAGTTAAAAAATATGGATGGAGTGGGTTAACGGCAGAAGAAACAGGAAGAATAGGTGGAATTATGACTCAAAAGAACAGGGAGTGTGGTAGAGTATGGAATAAAAAATAG
- a CDS encoding ISL3 family transposase, whose protein sequence is MHNNYFIKNLLGFKDVIITKVLDNVCYEIYLEMKKKPHTCPRCNSETRRVHDYRIQRVKHLPFFLKPTVLIIKKRRYRCNVCGKRFYESIEFLPRYHRITNLLSLYVINELANTCSMSSVAKKVNLSVDTIKRIFNNVSYSAATTLPKIIAIDEFKGNSGGAKYHCSIVDPVNRKIIDIIKDRQFHVLSDYFKKIKNRDSVEYFICDMWQPYIDLAKTYFKNAIIVIDKFHYIRHAMWAVEAVRKRVQKELSVKLRKYFKRSKKLILKRFDLLDEDSKFALQVMFSYNSDLAIAHTLKEKLLKIIDTTSSSKEARTLLKEWIKFAQSSGLKEFERCANTYIRYFNEIVNSFDIPYTNACTEGFNNKIKVIKRNAFGFKNFDRFRNRILHCCN, encoded by the coding sequence GTGCACAATAATTATTTTATCAAAAATTTACTGGGTTTTAAAGATGTTATTATAACAAAAGTACTTGATAATGTTTGCTATGAAATTTATTTAGAAATGAAAAAGAAGCCTCATACTTGTCCTCGTTGTAATTCTGAAACTCGTAGAGTTCACGACTATAGAATTCAACGTGTTAAACATCTTCCTTTTTTCTTAAAACCTACGGTTCTTATTATTAAAAAACGTAGGTATCGTTGTAATGTTTGTGGTAAGAGATTCTATGAAAGTATTGAATTTCTTCCTCGATATCATAGAATCACCAATCTTCTATCTCTGTATGTAATTAATGAACTTGCTAATACTTGTAGTATGTCAAGTGTTGCTAAAAAAGTTAACTTATCTGTTGATACTATAAAACGCATTTTCAATAATGTGTCTTATTCTGCTGCTACTACTTTACCTAAAATTATTGCTATTGATGAATTTAAAGGTAATTCTGGTGGTGCTAAATATCATTGTTCTATCGTTGACCCTGTTAATAGAAAAATTATTGATATTATTAAAGATAGACAGTTTCACGTCCTATCGGACTACTTTAAAAAAATTAAAAATCGCGATAGTGTTGAATATTTTATTTGTGATATGTGGCAACCTTATATTGATTTAGCTAAAACTTACTTTAAAAATGCTATTATTGTTATTGATAAATTCCATTATATTAGGCACGCTATGTGGGCTGTAGAAGCAGTTAGAAAACGTGTTCAAAAAGAGCTATCTGTTAAATTAAGAAAATACTTTAAAAGAAGCAAAAAACTTATTCTTAAAAGATTTGACTTACTTGATGAAGATTCAAAGTTCGCATTACAAGTTATGTTTTCTTACAATAGCGATTTAGCTATTGCTCATACCTTAAAAGAAAAACTATTAAAAATAATTGATACTACCTCTTCTTCTAAAGAAGCTCGTACTTTATTAAAGGAATGGATTAAGTTTGCACAAAGTAGCGGCCTTAAAGAATTTGAAAGATGTGCTAATACTTATATCAGGTATTTTAATGAAATAGTGAATTCTTTTGATATACCATATACAAATGCTTGCACTGAAGGCTTTAATAACAAAATTAAAGTTATTAAAAGAAATGCCTTCGGCTTCAAAAACTTTGATAGGTTTAGAAATAGAATTCTTCATTGCTGTAATTAA
- a CDS encoding MFS transporter, translated as MNVKDKLREYYPAFTHRNFKLFWTGQVISLIGSWMQNAALNWLVYSITNHRFLLGLMSAVQFTPLFLFSLYAGLIIEKYPKRKIIIATQTFQLIAAFLLFFMVFFNKTNYILILLILFCIGTVQTFDNPARQAFVVEMVEGRAHLLNAIALNSAAFNGARLIGPAFAGRIMADLGVRWCFFLNAISFIAVIIGLFMMKMDDKPSKKDIINPRKEIIEGLKYIGKTPKLLYTIISTAIIPTFCINFNILVPPYTRDVLHLSEKAFGMLLSSLGFGALISALTVAAKGKKEKAFLYQLVGSLGLSAALIITGLITNYYYSLLSLAVCGFFMIMFTTTSNSVLQYYSPDEMRGRIMSVYSLVFGGLVPVGSLYAGAVSKFLGTNNAFIISGVIGFMGFLLLFSRRRELHDGKLRKNTKSS; from the coding sequence ATGAATGTTAAAGATAAGTTAAGGGAATATTATCCTGCCTTTACTCATAGGAACTTCAAATTATTTTGGACTGGACAAGTAATATCCCTTATTGGCAGCTGGATGCAAAACGCTGCTCTAAATTGGCTTGTTTATTCGATAACTAATCATAGATTTCTTCTTGGTCTTATGAGTGCAGTTCAGTTTACTCCTCTATTTTTATTTTCTCTTTATGCAGGTCTTATTATTGAAAAGTATCCAAAGAGAAAAATAATAATAGCAACTCAAACTTTTCAGCTTATAGCTGCTTTTTTACTGTTTTTTATGGTTTTCTTTAATAAAACTAACTATATACTAATATTGCTTATTTTATTCTGTATTGGAACGGTACAAACATTTGACAATCCAGCAAGACAGGCTTTTGTTGTTGAGATGGTAGAAGGAAGAGCTCACCTATTAAATGCAATAGCTCTTAACTCTGCAGCCTTTAACGGTGCAAGGCTTATAGGTCCTGCCTTTGCAGGAAGGATAATGGCAGATCTTGGGGTAAGGTGGTGCTTCTTTTTAAATGCTATAAGCTTTATTGCAGTTATAATAGGTCTTTTTATGATGAAGATGGATGATAAACCTTCAAAAAAGGATATAATAAATCCAAGAAAAGAGATTATAGAAGGATTAAAATATATCGGAAAAACTCCAAAGCTTTTATATACTATAATATCTACTGCTATAATACCTACATTTTGTATAAACTTTAATATACTTGTTCCACCTTATACGAGGGATGTTCTTCATCTTAGCGAAAAGGCCTTTGGAATGCTCCTATCAAGCCTGGGTTTTGGGGCTTTAATAAGTGCTCTTACCGTTGCAGCAAAAGGAAAGAAAGAAAAGGCGTTTTTATATCAGTTGGTAGGTTCCTTGGGGCTCTCAGCAGCTTTAATTATAACGGGATTAATAACTAACTATTATTATTCTCTTTTATCTTTAGCTGTCTGTGGTTTTTTTATGATTATGTTTACTACCACATCAAACAGTGTACTTCAATACTATTCTCCAGATGAGATGAGGGGGAGGATAATGAGCGTATATTCTCTTGTATTTGGAGGTCTTGTACCTGTTGGAAGCTTATATGCAGGAGCTGTTTCAAAATTTTTAGGGACAAACAATGCTTTTATAATAAGTGGAGTAATTGGATTTATGGGATTTTTGCTGCTTTTTTCAAGAAGGAGAGAATTACATGATGGAAAATTACGTAAAAATACCAAATCTTCCTGA
- the hslO gene encoding Hsp33 family molecular chaperone HslO: MGYLLRATVSNGDIRVFMVHSTDIVEKARKIHNLSPTTSAALGRLLTAGSIMGVMLKGEKDNLTITMNGGGPTGNLVVCSNSKGNVKGYISNPSIDLPLNLKGKLDVGGAVGKNGMLTVVKDMGLKEPYVGQVPIQTGEIAEDLAYYFAVSEQVPSAVVLGVLVDTDTTIKAAGGILIQMLPGANEMLGDIITFRLHEIPPLSKLIAEGKSGEDILNMLFDDMDLKIYEKIEVDYICDCSKERVEKALIALGKDELIKIKNEDKKIEMQCHFCNERYVFSEDEIEKLIECAQ, encoded by the coding sequence ATGGGATATCTTTTAAGAGCTACTGTTTCAAATGGTGATATTAGAGTTTTTATGGTACATTCAACTGATATTGTTGAAAAAGCAAGAAAAATTCATAATTTAAGTCCAACAACTTCAGCAGCTTTAGGAAGGCTATTAACAGCTGGTTCAATTATGGGAGTAATGTTAAAGGGTGAAAAAGATAATTTAACTATAACAATGAATGGGGGAGGCCCTACTGGAAACCTTGTAGTTTGTTCTAATTCAAAAGGTAATGTAAAAGGATATATTTCAAACCCTTCAATTGACTTACCGCTTAACTTAAAAGGAAAATTAGATGTTGGAGGGGCTGTTGGGAAAAATGGAATGCTTACAGTAGTTAAGGATATGGGGCTAAAAGAGCCTTATGTTGGTCAGGTGCCTATTCAGACTGGGGAAATAGCTGAGGATCTTGCATATTACTTTGCAGTATCAGAGCAGGTACCATCTGCAGTAGTGCTTGGGGTTCTTGTCGATACTGATACAACTATTAAAGCAGCAGGAGGTATATTAATTCAAATGCTTCCTGGTGCCAATGAGATGCTTGGGGATATAATAACCTTTAGGCTTCATGAAATACCACCTTTATCAAAGCTTATTGCAGAAGGTAAAAGTGGAGAGGATATATTAAACATGTTATTTGATGATATGGATCTTAAAATATATGAGAAAATCGAAGTTGACTATATATGTGACTGTTCAAAGGAAAGGGTTGAAAAGGCTCTAATTGCCCTTGGGAAGGATGAGCTTATTAAAATAAAGAATGAAGATAAAAAAATTGAAATGCAGTGTCATTTTTGCAATGAAAGATATGTCTTTAGTGAAGATGAAATAGAAAAGCTTATTGAATGTGCCCAATAA
- a CDS encoding aspartate-semialdehyde dehydrogenase translates to MGIKLAVVGATGMVGRKFLEVLEERNLPIDKFYVFASAKSKGTILKFQGKEYEVEELKEDSFDRGIDIALFSAGASTSLKYAKIAASKGCVVIDNSSAWRMDDTVPLVVPEVNPEDIKWHNGIIANPNCSTIQAVVALKPLDDKFDIKRIVYSTYQAVSGAGMGGYEDLVNGVKGMPQNKFPHPIAYNVLPHIDVFLENGYTKEEMKMINETRKIMHKKDLKITATTVRVPVFYGHSESINVEFNKDFELNEIYDALKNAPGVIIEDDPSSNKYPMPINAAGKDEVFVGRIRRDESVERGINMWVVADNIRKGAATNAVQIAQLLIK, encoded by the coding sequence ATGGGAATTAAACTTGCTGTTGTTGGTGCAACTGGAATGGTAGGAAGAAAATTCCTTGAAGTACTTGAAGAAAGGAATCTTCCAATTGATAAATTCTATGTGTTTGCATCTGCAAAATCAAAAGGTACAATACTAAAGTTTCAGGGAAAAGAATATGAGGTTGAAGAATTAAAAGAAGATTCATTTGACAGGGGAATTGACATTGCGCTTTTTTCTGCAGGTGCTTCTACGAGCCTTAAATACGCTAAAATTGCAGCTTCAAAGGGTTGTGTAGTTATTGATAATAGCAGTGCATGGAGAATGGACGATACAGTTCCACTTGTTGTTCCTGAGGTTAATCCTGAAGATATAAAATGGCACAATGGAATTATTGCAAATCCAAACTGTTCAACTATTCAGGCTGTAGTAGCTTTAAAACCTCTTGATGATAAATTTGATATTAAAAGAATCGTTTATTCAACTTATCAGGCTGTTTCAGGAGCTGGAATGGGTGGCTATGAAGATCTTGTTAATGGCGTTAAGGGAATGCCTCAAAATAAGTTTCCACATCCTATAGCCTACAACGTACTTCCTCATATTGATGTATTTCTTGAAAATGGATATACTAAGGAAGAGATGAAAATGATAAATGAAACAAGAAAAATAATGCACAAAAAAGACCTTAAAATAACAGCAACGACTGTAAGAGTACCTGTTTTCTATGGACATAGTGAGTCTATAAATGTAGAATTCAATAAAGATTTTGAACTAAATGAGATATATGATGCATTAAAAAATGCCCCCGGAGTTATTATTGAAGACGATCCTTCATCAAATAAATACCCAATGCCAATAAATGCAGCTGGTAAGGATGAAGTATTCGTTGGAAGAATAAGAAGAGATGAAAGCGTAGAGAGAGGAATAAATATGTGGGTTGTAGCAGATAACATAAGAAAAGGGGCTGCAACAAACGCTGTTCAAATAGCTCAGCTTTTAATTAAGTAG
- the dapB gene encoding 4-hydroxy-tetrahydrodipicolinate reductase yields the protein MMRVLLHGCNGRMGQVITRLISDMSDVKIVCGVDSNINKASNNYPVYTSLSEVKEEVDVLIDFSNHSCISDILKYGLDKKVPLVICTTGFSTEEKQKIIDASKYIPILNSANMSLGVNLIISLVKQAASVLYKDFDIEIVEKHHNQKLDSPSGTALAIADAINDSLNNKFEYKYGRYGKTEKRAKNEIGIHAVRGGAIVGEHDVIFAGGGEIVEISHQALSRDVFGYGAIRAAQFLIKKQPGFYSMKDVIEEE from the coding sequence TTGATGAGAGTTCTTCTTCATGGCTGCAATGGTAGAATGGGCCAGGTAATTACAAGATTGATTTCAGATATGAGTGATGTAAAAATTGTATGTGGTGTTGACAGCAATATTAATAAAGCTTCTAATAACTATCCTGTTTATACTTCATTAAGTGAAGTTAAAGAAGAAGTTGATGTTCTTATAGATTTTTCGAACCATTCCTGCATAAGTGATATATTAAAATATGGACTTGATAAAAAAGTTCCTCTTGTAATATGTACAACAGGATTTTCAACTGAAGAAAAGCAAAAAATAATAGATGCTTCAAAATATATACCTATATTAAACTCTGCTAATATGTCCCTTGGGGTTAACCTTATTATATCCCTTGTAAAACAAGCTGCATCAGTATTATACAAGGATTTTGACATAGAAATAGTTGAAAAGCATCATAATCAAAAACTTGACTCACCAAGTGGTACTGCACTTGCTATTGCAGATGCTATCAACGATTCACTTAATAACAAATTTGAATATAAATATGGCAGGTATGGTAAAACTGAAAAAAGGGCAAAAAATGAAATAGGCATCCATGCTGTAAGAGGTGGAGCAATAGTTGGAGAACATGACGTTATATTTGCAGGTGGAGGAGAAATAGTTGAAATATCCCATCAGGCACTTTCACGTGATGTATTTGGATATGGTGCAATAAGAGCTGCTCAATTTTTAATTAAAAAGCAGCCTGGATTTTACAGCATGAAGGATGTTATTGAAGAAGAATAA
- a CDS encoding class I SAM-dependent DNA methyltransferase has product MEQYTALSKIYDDMIDIDYDKWMRFVENYFSWSLKNKNILELACGTGNMTLRLKEKGCNITAFDISEDMLSIAEEKARINRQKINFLKQDIRSFNIDKKFDYIFCFCDGYNYVIEDDDIIKSFNNVYKHLMPNGYFLFDISTSYKLKNIIANNTFTLNEEKLCYIWDNYLDGDILEMYITFFIKEGALYKRFDERHIQKAYEVDKIMHYLSIIGFKDIKIFDDYTLSDIKNDSLRAVIIAKKEE; this is encoded by the coding sequence ATGGAACAATATACAGCATTGTCAAAGATATATGATGATATGATTGATATTGATTATGATAAATGGATGAGATTTGTTGAAAACTATTTTAGTTGGAGTCTAAAAAATAAAAATATACTTGAACTTGCCTGTGGCACTGGAAATATGACTTTACGTCTTAAAGAGAAAGGATGTAATATTACAGCCTTTGATATATCAGAAGATATGTTATCTATAGCTGAGGAGAAGGCAAGGATAAACAGGCAGAAGATAAATTTTTTAAAGCAGGACATAAGAAGTTTTAATATAGATAAAAAATTTGATTATATATTTTGCTTTTGTGATGGCTATAATTATGTAATAGAAGATGATGATATAATAAAAAGCTTTAATAATGTGTATAAACACCTAATGCCCAATGGGTATTTCTTATTTGATATAAGTACTTCATATAAGCTTAAAAATATAATAGCTAATAATACTTTTACACTTAATGAGGAAAAGCTTTGTTATATTTGGGATAACTATTTAGATGGGGATATACTAGAAATGTATATAACCTTTTTTATAAAGGAAGGAGCTTTATATAAAAGATTTGATGAAAGACATATTCAAAAAGCTTATGAAGTTGATAAAATTATGCATTATCTCTCAATAATAGGATTTAAGGATATTAAAATCTTTGATGATTATACCCTGTCAGATATTAAAAATGACAGTTTAAGAGCAGTTATCATTGCCAAAAAGGAGGAATAA
- the dapA gene encoding 4-hydroxy-tetrahydrodipicolinate synthase — protein sequence MSLFKGSGVAIITPFNETGVDFKKLEELLEWHIKEKTDAIIVCGTTGEASTMSEQERKETIKFTVDVVKGRVPVIAGTGSNNTKAAVEMSKWADSIGVDGLLVITPYYNKTTQKGCIEHFKAIASQVTKPIIIYNVPSRTGLNILPETLYELSKIDNIVAVKEASSNIVQIAEIAQLCGDNLDIYSGNDDQILPLLSLGAKGVISVVANILPRDTHDLCEKYFAGDIEGSRALQLKMLPLIKALFIETNPIPVKAAMNLMGMNVGSLRLPLVEMSPKGLEVLKKEMIAYGINI from the coding sequence ATGAGCCTCTTTAAAGGGTCTGGAGTAGCTATTATAACCCCCTTTAATGAAACTGGCGTTGATTTCAAAAAACTTGAAGAACTTTTAGAGTGGCATATAAAAGAAAAGACAGATGCTATAATAGTATGTGGAACAACTGGCGAAGCTTCAACAATGAGTGAACAAGAAAGAAAGGAGACTATAAAGTTTACTGTTGATGTTGTTAAAGGTAGAGTTCCTGTTATTGCAGGAACAGGAAGCAACAATACCAAAGCTGCAGTTGAAATGAGTAAATGGGCAGATAGCATAGGAGTTGATGGCCTTTTAGTTATAACTCCTTACTACAACAAAACTACTCAAAAGGGATGTATTGAGCACTTTAAAGCTATTGCCTCTCAAGTTACAAAACCAATTATAATATATAACGTTCCTTCAAGAACTGGGCTTAATATACTTCCTGAGACATTATATGAACTATCAAAAATAGACAACATAGTTGCAGTAAAGGAAGCAAGTTCAAATATTGTACAAATCGCAGAAATTGCTCAGCTTTGTGGTGATAATCTTGATATCTATTCAGGAAATGATGATCAAATACTTCCTCTTTTATCCCTTGGTGCAAAGGGAGTAATTTCTGTTGTTGCTAATATTCTCCCAAGAGATACCCATGATCTGTGCGAAAAATACTTTGCTGGAGATATAGAAGGTTCAAGGGCACTTCAACTTAAGATGCTGCCACTTATCAAGGCTCTGTTTATAGAAACTAACCCTATCCCTGTAAAAGCTGCAATGAATCTTATGGGAATGAACGTTGGATCCTTAAGGCTGCCTCTTGTTGAAATGTCCCCAAAAGGTCTTGAAGTTCTCAAAAAAGAAATGATTGCTTACGGAATAAATATATAG
- a CDS encoding type I phosphomannose isomerase catalytic subunit gives MLYPLFFEPIYKNVIWGGRNLERLFNRSLPEGNIGESWEICCHKNGTSIVSQGPLKGYSLKNLIEKYGKELLGSKVSNHSTFPLLIKLIDAKDKLSIQVHPDDKYAMENEGEMGKTEMWYIIDAKEDAKLIYGVKKGVNKYDFKNAITEGKLEEYVNYVNVKKGDVVFIPTGTIHAILEGIVIAEIQQNSDTTYRVYDFNRVDSKGNHRELHIEKALDVINFDFQGTINKPKTIFFDKYSIENIAKCEYFSVDKIKVNEIYEDICNGFTFHAYLSIEGEGELLHNGLSYKIPLGCSFLIPAYAGEYKIKGDITLLKSYL, from the coding sequence ATGCTTTACCCACTCTTTTTTGAGCCAATATATAAAAATGTTATTTGGGGAGGAAGAAATTTAGAAAGATTATTCAATCGTTCACTACCTGAAGGAAATATAGGAGAAAGTTGGGAGATTTGCTGCCACAAAAACGGTACAAGCATAGTATCACAGGGACCATTAAAAGGCTATAGCCTAAAAAATCTTATAGAAAAATACGGCAAGGAATTGCTTGGAAGCAAAGTATCTAATCATTCAACCTTTCCTCTTTTAATAAAACTAATTGATGCAAAGGACAAACTATCTATTCAGGTTCACCCTGATGATAAATACGCTATGGAAAATGAAGGCGAAATGGGAAAAACAGAAATGTGGTATATAATTGATGCAAAGGAAGATGCAAAACTTATATATGGAGTTAAAAAAGGAGTTAATAAATATGATTTTAAAAATGCAATAACTGAAGGTAAACTCGAAGAATATGTAAATTATGTAAATGTAAAAAAAGGAGATGTTGTATTTATACCTACAGGTACAATACATGCAATACTTGAAGGTATAGTAATAGCTGAGATACAACAAAACAGCGATACTACATATAGAGTTTATGATTTTAATAGGGTTGACTCAAAAGGAAATCACAGAGAACTTCATATTGAAAAAGCCCTTGATGTTATAAACTTTGACTTTCAAGGAACAATAAACAAGCCAAAGACAATATTTTTTGATAAATACAGCATAGAAAATATAGCAAAATGTGAATATTTTTCAGTAGATAAAATAAAAGTTAATGAAATTTATGAGGATATATGCAATGGCTTTACATTCCATGCATATTTATCCATAGAAGGTGAAGGGGAACTTCTACATAATGGTTTAAGCTACAAAATTCCTTTAGGCTGTAGTTTTCTAATACCTGCTTATGCTGGGGAATATAAAATAAAGGGAGATATCACTCTTTTAAAATCCTATTTATAG